Proteins encoded by one window of uncultured Draconibacterium sp.:
- a CDS encoding glycoside hydrolase family 2 TIM barrel-domain containing protein: MKKLLTLVLVLFTSTLFAQNNIWEDPAYIAKNKLPGRATSYSYKSADDALKCDRQTSRMISLNGTWKFNFVEKSEDRPLDFYKQDVSGWNDIEVPSNWEMEGYGTLIYVNAGYPFRPQLPAEVEKDPIAWYKKNYDVPEGLSMEELYRRFYTDVASKVVPNPPYITRDNPVGSYVRSFTIPEDWNDKKIVLHFGGVSSAMFVYVNEQKVGYSQDSRLPAEFDITEFVKPGENKVAVQVFRWCDGSYLEDQDHWRMSGIHREVMVMAQPKVAIEDFFVRTRLDANYQDALLQIRPTLTRGSDVDTKGWTLEAELYCPQNNKVLTEPITKDVNDIIYEGYPQRDNVYFGLLEEKITSPELWSAEKPTLYTVVLSLKDAEGNVVESRSAKIGFREIETKNGQLYVNGKSIKLYGVNRHDHDHLRGKSVTHEDMENDVLLMKRFNFNAVRTSHYPNDPYFYDMCDKYGLYVLDEANIETHGLMGYLTNQSEWHMAFQDRVVRMVERDKNHPSIIGWSLGNESGSGPNHAGAAGWVKDFDPTRFIHYEGAQGQAEHPDYTAYGSEEFRKKGRTANPTDPLYVDVISRMYANLEDLEALAKSPYISRPIMECEYAHAMGNSLGNFQEYWDLMHSYPNLIGGFIWDWIDQGVLTTDENGKEFFAYGGDFGDMPNDNNFCMNGVIASDRTPKPQTWEAKYVMQPLQITAVDLEKGLVRVLSRFNFANLNEYNVSWTLSEDATEIQSGILDGLSLNPGASKVVEIPFETIKPKANVEYWLRISVQLKEDKNWAEAGHELAKQQFKLPVETVALTKKENKMANPEFSETDDLISVTGKGFKVEISKTTGLIVSYQKGSEQLVTSELKPYFWRPLTDNDERGWRAQQRIPIWKDLPGMLSVNAMNADASSANIYVELGYEELSLKLNYSFANDGTVDVKFDLSIPEEMPEPIRIGMSMGVSTSLQQMSFYGKGPFENYSDRNGGADVAIYKGNVDDFYYNYTKPQESSNHTCVRWLALTSNNSGMMVLGETPLQTSVWPYTAENIYEAQHPTELEKADALTVNISHNMAGVGGNDSWSINARPIEKYRLLEKAYSYEFKLVPLSNVKDLQQVYRTTK, from the coding sequence ATGAAAAAATTGCTCACACTGGTACTCGTCTTGTTTACCTCTACCCTGTTTGCCCAAAACAATATTTGGGAAGATCCTGCCTACATTGCAAAAAATAAACTTCCCGGAAGAGCCACTTCCTACTCCTACAAATCTGCTGACGACGCCCTGAAATGCGATCGCCAAACTTCAAGAATGATCTCGCTGAATGGAACCTGGAAGTTCAACTTTGTTGAAAAGTCGGAAGACCGCCCGTTGGATTTCTATAAGCAGGATGTTTCCGGCTGGAATGACATTGAAGTTCCGTCGAACTGGGAAATGGAAGGCTACGGCACACTGATTTATGTAAACGCCGGTTATCCTTTCCGTCCGCAACTACCTGCCGAGGTTGAGAAAGATCCGATTGCCTGGTATAAAAAAAATTACGATGTGCCGGAAGGGCTTTCAATGGAAGAACTCTATCGCAGGTTTTATACTGATGTGGCTTCAAAAGTAGTTCCTAATCCACCTTATATTACACGTGATAATCCGGTTGGATCATATGTTCGCTCGTTTACCATTCCGGAAGATTGGAACGACAAAAAAATTGTATTGCACTTTGGTGGTGTGAGTTCGGCTATGTTTGTTTATGTAAACGAACAAAAAGTGGGTTACAGCCAGGACAGTCGTTTACCGGCCGAATTTGATATCACAGAATTTGTAAAGCCAGGCGAGAATAAAGTTGCTGTTCAGGTTTTCCGTTGGTGCGACGGCAGTTACCTGGAAGACCAGGACCACTGGCGCATGAGCGGCATTCACCGCGAAGTAATGGTAATGGCTCAACCCAAAGTGGCTATTGAAGACTTTTTTGTGCGAACCCGTTTGGATGCCAATTACCAGGATGCTCTTTTACAAATACGGCCAACATTAACACGCGGATCCGATGTGGACACAAAAGGCTGGACACTGGAAGCTGAATTGTATTGCCCGCAAAACAATAAGGTTTTAACAGAGCCGATCACCAAAGATGTTAACGATATAATTTACGAAGGATACCCGCAACGCGACAACGTGTATTTCGGACTTCTGGAAGAAAAGATCACCAGCCCAGAGCTATGGTCGGCTGAAAAACCAACACTTTATACGGTGGTTCTTTCGCTGAAAGATGCAGAGGGAAATGTTGTTGAATCACGTTCTGCCAAAATCGGTTTCCGCGAAATAGAGACAAAAAACGGACAGCTTTATGTAAACGGAAAATCTATAAAATTGTATGGTGTTAACCGCCACGATCACGACCATCTGCGCGGCAAATCGGTTACACACGAAGATATGGAGAACGATGTGTTGCTGATGAAACGCTTTAATTTTAATGCGGTCCGCACCAGTCACTACCCTAACGATCCGTATTTCTACGATATGTGCGATAAGTACGGACTTTATGTGCTTGATGAAGCCAATATTGAAACACATGGTTTAATGGGTTACCTAACTAATCAATCGGAATGGCACATGGCATTTCAGGACCGTGTAGTTCGTATGGTGGAGCGCGATAAAAACCACCCTTCGATTATTGGCTGGTCGCTTGGGAATGAGTCGGGTTCAGGACCAAACCACGCCGGGGCTGCCGGTTGGGTGAAAGATTTTGATCCTACACGTTTTATCCATTACGAAGGAGCGCAGGGACAAGCGGAGCACCCGGACTATACAGCTTATGGCTCAGAAGAATTCCGGAAAAAAGGACGAACCGCCAATCCTACCGATCCTCTTTATGTGGATGTGATCAGCCGAATGTACGCCAATCTCGAGGATTTAGAAGCACTGGCAAAAAGTCCGTATATCAGTCGCCCGATTATGGAATGCGAGTATGCTCATGCTATGGGTAACTCGCTGGGGAATTTTCAGGAATACTGGGATTTAATGCACAGCTACCCGAACCTAATTGGTGGATTTATTTGGGACTGGATCGATCAGGGAGTGCTGACAACCGATGAGAACGGTAAAGAATTTTTTGCTTATGGTGGCGATTTTGGCGACATGCCAAACGACAATAATTTCTGTATGAACGGAGTAATTGCATCCGACCGCACACCAAAACCACAAACATGGGAAGCAAAATATGTGATGCAACCGTTACAAATTACTGCTGTTGATCTGGAAAAAGGTTTAGTACGCGTGCTCAGTCGTTTTAATTTTGCGAACCTGAATGAATACAATGTGAGCTGGACTTTAAGCGAAGATGCTACAGAGATTCAATCGGGAATACTGGATGGCTTGAGCCTGAATCCGGGAGCCAGCAAAGTGGTTGAAATTCCTTTTGAAACTATTAAGCCAAAAGCAAACGTGGAATACTGGCTGCGTATCAGTGTTCAGTTGAAAGAAGATAAGAACTGGGCAGAAGCCGGTCATGAGTTGGCGAAACAACAATTCAAACTTCCGGTTGAAACAGTTGCTCTTACTAAAAAAGAAAATAAAATGGCCAATCCGGAATTCAGCGAAACCGATGATCTGATCTCCGTTACAGGTAAAGGATTTAAAGTTGAAATCAGTAAAACAACTGGTTTGATTGTTAGCTACCAAAAAGGAAGTGAACAGCTGGTTACATCTGAATTGAAACCTTATTTCTGGCGGCCATTAACCGACAATGATGAACGCGGCTGGAGAGCACAACAACGCATCCCAATATGGAAAGATCTTCCCGGAATGCTAAGCGTGAATGCTATGAATGCTGATGCTTCGTCGGCAAATATTTATGTAGAATTAGGCTACGAGGAGTTGAGCTTAAAGTTGAATTACTCTTTTGCCAACGATGGAACTGTGGATGTAAAATTTGATCTCTCCATTCCGGAAGAAATGCCGGAACCAATTCGTATCGGAATGAGTATGGGCGTATCAACCAGTTTGCAACAAATGAGCTTTTATGGTAAAGGACCTTTTGAAAATTATTCAGACAGAAATGGCGGTGCCGATGTAGCGATTTACAAGGGAAATGTGGATGATTTCTACTACAACTATACCAAACCACAGGAAAGCAGTAACCACACTTGTGTACGCTGGCTGGCACTTACCAGTAATAATTCAGGAATGATGGTGCTGGGAGAAACTCCCCTACAAACTTCTGTTTGGCCATACACTGCCGAGAATATTTATGAAGCGCAACACCCGACAGAATTGGAAAAAGCTGATGCTTTAACAGTGAATATCAGCCATAATATGGCCGGTGTTGGTGGTAACGATTCGTGGTCGATCAACGCGCGACCTATTGAAAAGTACCGTTTGCTGGAAAAAGCGTACAGTTATGAGTTTAAGTTGGTTCCTCTGTCAAACGTTAAAGATCTGCAACAGGTTTATCGGACTACAAAATAG
- a CDS encoding four helix bundle protein, with amino-acid sequence MTNQNWLDYKVQIRDRLKQFALKILELSEMLPTSERGRVLNRQLIRSGTSVYANYRAALRGRSKAEFFSKLSIVVEEADETEMWLDLIISSGILTTLFINDLHKESIELLKILASMRKRLSR; translated from the coding sequence ATGACGAATCAAAACTGGCTTGATTACAAAGTTCAAATTCGTGACAGGCTAAAACAATTTGCACTAAAAATTTTAGAATTATCAGAAATGCTTCCAACATCAGAACGGGGTAGAGTGTTAAATAGACAGTTAATTCGGTCGGGCACTTCTGTTTATGCTAATTATAGAGCAGCATTAAGAGGTAGGTCGAAGGCAGAGTTCTTTTCAAAACTTTCAATTGTGGTTGAAGAGGCCGATGAAACTGAAATGTGGCTTGACCTGATAATTAGTTCCGGAATATTAACGACCTTGTTTATTAATGACTTGCATAAAGAAAGTATCGAGCTTCTAAAAATTCTGGCTTCAATGCGAAAAAGACTTTCCCGCTAG
- a CDS encoding DUF2200 domain-containing protein yields MKTTPEHNKRIAEMTFAAVYPHYVTKVAKKGRTKEELHQVIKWLTGFSENDLQKLIDEKATFKTFFERANLNPNAELIKGVICGYRIEEIDNLLTKQVRYLDKLVDELAKGRKMEKILRQK; encoded by the coding sequence ATGAAAACTACACCGGAACATAACAAGCGAATAGCAGAAATGACATTTGCAGCAGTATATCCTCACTATGTTACAAAAGTGGCGAAAAAAGGAAGAACGAAAGAAGAGCTGCACCAGGTGATAAAATGGCTTACCGGTTTTAGTGAAAATGATTTGCAAAAATTAATAGATGAAAAGGCAACATTCAAAACCTTCTTTGAAAGGGCCAACCTTAATCCCAATGCAGAATTAATTAAAGGAGTGATCTGTGGATACCGGATTGAGGAAATTGATAATTTGCTGACAAAACAGGTTAGATATCTGGATAAGCTGGTGGACGAACTGGCAAAGGGCAGAAAGATGGAGAAGATTTTGCGACAGAAATAA
- a CDS encoding DUF2284 domain-containing protein, with the protein MTNKNQIEALLEKQELTDYKWIDPKEIVVAQWVRVKCYFGCSDYGLGSCPPNTPSVSECERFFSEYKSALIIKLNKFADKDAYPSDWSREMTNKLLGIERAVFLMNYPKVFLLNQTCCTLCNDCSGNRLDCHDKRNARPSPESFAVDVYQTVQNAGMEINVVANNPGDMNRIAILLIK; encoded by the coding sequence ATGACTAACAAAAACCAAATAGAAGCGCTACTCGAAAAACAGGAACTTACCGATTACAAATGGATCGATCCGAAAGAAATTGTTGTGGCACAGTGGGTACGGGTAAAATGTTATTTTGGCTGCAGCGATTACGGTCTTGGTTCGTGCCCGCCAAATACACCGTCGGTAAGCGAGTGCGAGCGTTTCTTTTCAGAATACAAAAGCGCACTAATTATAAAGCTGAATAAATTTGCCGATAAAGATGCCTATCCATCCGACTGGTCGCGAGAAATGACCAACAAACTTTTGGGCATTGAACGTGCCGTTTTTCTGATGAACTATCCAAAAGTTTTTCTGCTAAACCAAACCTGTTGCACACTGTGTAATGATTGTTCGGGTAATCGCCTCGATTGTCACGACAAAAGAAACGCACGGCCAAGTCCCGAAAGTTTTGCTGTTGATGTGTACCAAACCGTACAAAATGCCGGCATGGAAATTAATGTGGTGGCCAACAACCCGGGAGATATGAACAGAATTGCGATACTTCTAATTAAATAA
- the mltG gene encoding endolytic transglycosylase MltG, which produces MSIDQKSRAMTFPRVGKFIIIFFAIAFILVGARGYQLYRYIFEENVKIDYVILVTEDDDIKSISEKLETNEVLTNMKAFKWVAKKKKYADYMRPGRYELKKGMNTNELVNMLRSGAQSPVDITFNNVRFKEELAGKVSKYIKADSTSILSLFSNEQQIRDWGFTDENFRAMFIPNTYEMYWTTSAEEFAERMKTEYDRFWNDTRTKQAAKMGLTPQQVVTLASIVQSETIKPDELKTVAGLYINRLNKGIALQADPTIKYAVGDYSIKRVLNKHLEIDSPYNTYKYAGLPPGPICFPEITSIDAVLNYEDHNYLYMCAREDFSGYHNFARTLSQHNRNAKKYRDALNERRIFK; this is translated from the coding sequence ATGTCGATTGATCAGAAAAGCCGTGCCATGACTTTCCCGCGAGTTGGAAAATTCATTATTATATTTTTTGCCATTGCCTTTATCCTTGTCGGAGCGCGGGGATATCAGCTTTACCGTTATATTTTTGAAGAAAATGTAAAAATCGATTATGTAATTCTGGTTACCGAAGATGATGATATTAAAAGTATTAGCGAGAAACTTGAAACCAACGAGGTTTTAACCAACATGAAAGCCTTTAAATGGGTGGCTAAAAAGAAAAAATATGCCGACTACATGCGCCCCGGACGATACGAACTAAAAAAAGGAATGAACACCAACGAATTGGTGAATATGCTCCGCAGCGGTGCGCAATCGCCGGTTGATATTACCTTTAATAATGTTCGTTTTAAAGAGGAACTGGCCGGAAAAGTAAGCAAATATATCAAAGCCGATTCTACTTCGATATTGAGTTTATTTTCAAATGAACAGCAGATTAGAGACTGGGGGTTTACTGACGAAAACTTCCGCGCCATGTTTATTCCGAACACTTATGAAATGTATTGGACCACATCGGCCGAAGAGTTTGCTGAACGAATGAAAACGGAGTACGACCGCTTTTGGAACGACACCCGCACAAAGCAGGCTGCTAAAATGGGATTAACTCCACAACAAGTTGTAACACTGGCCTCCATCGTTCAGTCGGAAACCATAAAACCCGACGAGCTAAAAACAGTTGCTGGCCTTTATATCAACCGCCTGAATAAAGGTATTGCACTGCAAGCCGATCCTACCATAAAATATGCCGTTGGCGATTACTCCATTAAACGGGTTTTGAACAAACACCTCGAAATCGATTCGCCCTACAACACTTACAAATACGCGGGTTTGCCACCGGGGCCAATTTGTTTTCCTGAAATCACCTCGATTGATGCAGTGTTGAACTATGAAGACCACAACTACCTTTACATGTGCGCCCGCGAAGATTTTTCGGGGTACCACAATTTTGCACGAACACTGAGTCAGCATAACCGGAATGCAAAAAAATACCGTGACGCGTTGAATGAACGCCGCATTTTCAAATAA
- a CDS encoding FprA family A-type flavoprotein produces the protein MLQVNLAEDIYYLGFNDRRTHLFENIWPIPHGVSYNSYLIVDEKIALVDTVERAFIDDYLDAIEEIIGEREVDYLIINHMEPDHSGALKAIVHRYPNITLVGNKKTFGFVESYYMKPVNVHMVHDDHVLDLGKHKLQFQMIPMVHWPETMVTYEETNQILFSGDAFGSYGTMDGGIFDDEINLDFYEVEVMRYFTNIVGKYCPHTQRAIKKLAGIDIKMIAATHGPIWRSDLDWILKRYNKWSSYDLDRGVVIVYGSMYGNTKKMAETIARQIAVRGIKNIRVYDASKTHSSYIINDIFKYKGFIVGSAAYNNAMFPNVETLLTTIEHMAPKDHLLGIFGNYSWNGGGVKNLKTFAEKIKWDMVYEPIEEKGNMKVQTQEELIKLADAMADKLLEMPAPEKM, from the coding sequence ATGCTACAAGTAAATCTTGCAGAAGATATTTATTATTTGGGATTTAACGACCGCCGTACTCACTTGTTCGAGAACATCTGGCCAATACCTCACGGGGTTTCGTATAACAGTTATTTGATTGTTGATGAAAAAATTGCGCTGGTTGACACCGTTGAGCGTGCTTTTATCGACGATTACCTGGATGCCATTGAAGAAATTATTGGCGAGCGCGAGGTGGATTACCTGATCATTAACCACATGGAGCCCGACCACTCGGGAGCCCTAAAAGCCATCGTTCACCGTTACCCGAATATTACGCTTGTAGGTAATAAAAAGACTTTTGGTTTTGTAGAGTCGTATTACATGAAACCGGTAAATGTGCATATGGTACACGACGATCATGTGCTTGACCTTGGAAAACACAAGTTGCAATTCCAGATGATTCCAATGGTACACTGGCCTGAAACAATGGTGACTTACGAAGAAACCAACCAGATCCTGTTCTCGGGTGATGCTTTTGGTAGTTACGGAACAATGGACGGTGGTATTTTCGACGATGAAATTAACCTCGATTTCTACGAAGTGGAAGTGATGCGTTACTTCACCAATATCGTTGGTAAATATTGTCCGCACACGCAGCGTGCCATTAAAAAACTGGCCGGAATTGATATTAAAATGATTGCGGCAACACACGGTCCGATTTGGCGCAGCGATCTGGACTGGATTTTAAAACGTTACAACAAGTGGAGTTCATATGATCTTGATCGCGGGGTGGTTATCGTTTACGGATCGATGTACGGAAACACCAAAAAAATGGCCGAAACTATCGCTCGTCAGATTGCAGTACGCGGTATCAAAAACATCCGTGTTTACGATGCTTCAAAAACACACTCGTCGTACATCATCAACGACATTTTTAAATACAAAGGATTTATTGTAGGTAGTGCGGCTTATAACAATGCGATGTTCCCGAATGTGGAAACTCTGCTTACAACCATCGAACACATGGCACCGAAAGACCACCTACTTGGTATTTTTGGTAACTACTCGTGGAACGGTGGCGGCGTGAAAAACCTGAAAACTTTTGCCGAAAAAATTAAATGGGATATGGTTTACGAACCGATCGAAGAAAAAGGCAATATGAAAGTTCAAACTCAGGAGGAGTTGATTAAATTGGCTGACGCAATGGCTGATAAACTACTTGAAATGCCTGCTCCTGAAAAGATGTAA
- a CDS encoding ZIP family metal transporter, with protein sequence MEKLLEYNPILLALGATLFTWFLTAAGASMVFFFKSINKKVLNSMLGFAAGVMIAASFWSLLKPAIEMAEAQGELPWKPAVIGFLAGGAFLLIVDKILPHLHLGLSIDKAEGIPTTWQRSILLVLAITLHNVPEGLAVGVAFGALANNPDMGILTGAVALAMGIGLQNFPEGAAVSIPLRREGLSRWKSFNYGQLSGIVEPMAGVLGAYLVLTIEPLLPYALSFAAGAMIFVVVEELIPESQRGNETDLSTIGAMLGFATMMLLDVALG encoded by the coding sequence ATGGAAAAATTATTAGAATATAATCCGATATTACTGGCTCTTGGCGCAACTCTTTTCACCTGGTTTTTAACCGCCGCCGGCGCCTCTATGGTATTTTTCTTTAAATCGATAAACAAAAAAGTATTGAATTCGATGCTTGGTTTTGCGGCAGGCGTGATGATTGCAGCAAGCTTTTGGTCGCTGCTGAAGCCGGCTATCGAAATGGCTGAAGCACAAGGCGAATTACCATGGAAACCTGCCGTAATAGGATTTTTAGCCGGAGGTGCTTTTCTGTTAATCGTTGACAAGATTTTGCCTCACCTCCATCTCGGTTTGTCAATCGATAAGGCCGAGGGGATTCCAACAACCTGGCAACGAAGCATACTTTTAGTGCTGGCCATTACTTTACACAATGTACCTGAAGGACTGGCGGTGGGAGTTGCTTTTGGCGCACTAGCCAATAATCCCGACATGGGAATTCTAACCGGAGCGGTTGCTTTGGCAATGGGAATCGGGCTTCAAAACTTCCCCGAGGGAGCAGCAGTCTCTATTCCTCTTCGCCGCGAAGGACTGTCGAGATGGAAGTCGTTTAACTACGGACAACTTTCGGGTATTGTTGAGCCGATGGCAGGAGTACTGGGAGCTTACCTGGTTTTAACCATCGAGCCGCTTTTGCCTTACGCACTTTCGTTTGCAGCCGGTGCAATGATTTTTGTGGTAGTTGAAGAGCTGATTCCGGAATCGCAAAGAGGTAACGAAACCGATTTATCGACCATTGGCGCCATGTTGGGTTTTGCCACTATGATGTTGCTGGATGTTGCTTTGGGCTAA